A DNA window from Eikenella exigua contains the following coding sequences:
- a CDS encoding HPr family phosphocarrier protein, giving the protein MLKQEVEIINKLGLHARACSKFTQTAGAFAAEVRVCRNSRCVNGKSIMGLMMLAAAKGSVIEIETEGADEQAAMQALTALINNYFDEGE; this is encoded by the coding sequence ATGCTGAAACAGGAGGTGGAGATTATAAACAAACTGGGGCTGCACGCGCGCGCGTGCAGCAAGTTCACGCAAACGGCAGGCGCGTTTGCGGCGGAAGTGCGGGTGTGCCGCAACAGCAGATGCGTAAACGGCAAAAGCATTATGGGTTTGATGATGCTGGCAGCAGCCAAGGGCTCGGTGATTGAAATTGAAACCGAGGGGGCAGACGAACAAGCAGCCATGCAGGCGCTGACGGCTTTAATCAACAATTATTTTGACGAAGGCGAATAA
- the ptsP gene encoding phosphoenolpyruvate--protein phosphotransferase, translating to MSVVLHGFAAGGGIAIGRAHLVVRGMEEVPQLDLAPEEIDAEAERFDAAIKATRRQLEQLRSAIPENAPTELGAFISLHLMLLTDVTLSREPIDILRAQAINAEWALKLQTDKLAEQFDAIEDEYLRERKQDMLQVAERIHQNLMGQHTDFLPEESELDDDIILIAHDLSPADAVYFKEHHIAGFATDAGGPTSHTAILGRSLDMPSVIGLYNARELISQDDWIIVDGISGVLIINPDDLILSEYRKRDRVYRSQRRLLNKLKDITATTKDGVDIELLANIESAQDVRLMHRLSADGVGLFRSEFLFLNRDNLPEEDEQYRVYAGIVKKLKGKPLTVRTVDLGVDKNPRWFGEDHALNPALGMTGIRLCLAEPLMFRTQMRAILRAAAHGSVKIMWPMITSVDEVRQCINHLAVARKQLDERDTEYGEVQVGAMIEIPSAALTVGHILQHLDFISVGTNDLIQYTLSVDRGDDSVSYLYQPAHPAVLKLLHHIFRTAKRMGKPVSVCGEMAGDLHFIRLLLGLGLRRFSMNASNLLAVKNVIIQSHAGELAAQVQKLLRLSDPEKVRQAVKKMNTMDDDKNTTFEIT from the coding sequence ATGAGCGTGGTGTTGCACGGATTTGCAGCAGGCGGCGGGATTGCCATCGGGCGGGCACATTTGGTGGTGCGCGGCATGGAGGAAGTGCCGCAACTGGATTTGGCGCCGGAAGAAATTGATGCGGAAGCCGAACGTTTCGATGCCGCCATCAAGGCCACGCGCCGACAACTGGAGCAGCTGCGCAGCGCCATTCCGGAAAATGCGCCAACCGAATTGGGCGCGTTTATTTCGCTGCACCTGATGCTCCTGACCGACGTTACACTTTCGCGCGAGCCGATTGATATTCTGCGCGCGCAGGCCATCAATGCTGAATGGGCGCTGAAGCTGCAAACCGATAAGCTGGCCGAGCAGTTTGATGCGATTGAAGATGAATACCTGCGCGAACGCAAGCAGGATATGCTTCAGGTAGCCGAGCGGATTCACCAAAACCTGATGGGGCAGCATACCGATTTCTTGCCCGAAGAAAGCGAGTTAGACGACGACATCATCCTGATTGCCCACGATTTGTCGCCTGCCGATGCAGTGTACTTCAAAGAACACCATATTGCCGGATTCGCCACCGATGCCGGCGGCCCCACCAGCCATACCGCCATTTTGGGGCGCAGCCTGGATATGCCCTCGGTAATCGGGCTCTACAACGCACGCGAACTCATCAGCCAAGACGACTGGATTATCGTGGACGGCATCAGTGGCGTGCTGATTATCAACCCCGACGATTTAATCCTCAGCGAATACCGCAAGCGCGACCGCGTATACCGCAGCCAGCGCCGCCTGCTCAACAAACTCAAAGACATCACCGCCACCACCAAAGACGGCGTAGATATAGAGCTGTTGGCTAATATTGAATCCGCCCAAGATGTGCGCCTGATGCACCGCCTCTCTGCCGACGGCGTGGGACTGTTTCGCAGTGAATTTCTGTTTCTCAACCGCGATAATCTGCCTGAGGAAGACGAGCAATACCGCGTGTATGCCGGCATTGTGAAAAAGCTCAAAGGCAAGCCGCTCACCGTGCGTACCGTGGATTTGGGCGTGGACAAAAACCCGCGCTGGTTCGGCGAGGACCATGCGCTCAATCCCGCGCTGGGCATGACCGGTATCCGCCTATGCCTGGCCGAGCCACTGATGTTCCGTACCCAAATGCGTGCGATTTTGCGCGCAGCGGCGCACGGGTCGGTAAAGATTATGTGGCCGATGATTACTTCGGTGGATGAAGTGCGACAATGTATCAATCATTTGGCCGTTGCCCGTAAGCAGCTGGATGAACGTGACACAGAATATGGCGAAGTGCAGGTGGGCGCGATGATTGAAATTCCCTCCGCCGCGCTCACAGTGGGCCATATCCTGCAACACTTGGATTTTATCTCAGTGGGCACCAACGATTTGATTCAATACACCTTATCAGTAGACCGTGGCGACGATAGCGTGAGCTACCTCTACCAGCCCGCCCATCCAGCAGTGTTGAAACTACTGCACCATATTTTCCGCACTGCCAAACGCATGGGCAAGCCAGTATCGGTATGCGGCGAAATGGCTGGTGATTTACATTTCATCCGCCTGCTGCTCGGCTTGGGCTTGCGCCGCTTCTCCATGAACGCCAGCAATCTTTTGGCCGTGAAGAATGTAATCATTCAAAGCCACGCTGGCGAGCTGGCAGCACAGGTGCAAAAACTGCTGCGCCTGAGCGATCCGGAGAAGGTGCGGCAAGCCGTTAAAAAGATGAATACAATGGATGATGACAAAAATACAACATTTGAAATAACATAA